In Providencia sneebia DSM 19967, one DNA window encodes the following:
- a CDS encoding DeoR/GlpR family DNA-binding transcription regulator, translated as MIPSERRDFIYRYVHEYQTVSINDLVDLMNVSHMTVRRDIHMLEEEGKVVAISGGVRLNDALRQELPWSEKARLHHQSKRELGKFASSLVEDGQVVYLDAGTTTFEVARVLGERFNLTIVTNDFSIMQYLMNKSQLNLYHTGGQVDKRNHSCVGNTAAMMLKTLNIDVAFMSTSSWDLHHGVSTPHEEKVQIKQTILDVARRCVLLSDSSKFGKYGMFRVCSLDQLHDIISDDQLPDDVVQQIREQNIKLHLIKI; from the coding sequence ATGATCCCTTCAGAGCGCCGTGATTTTATTTACCGTTATGTTCATGAATATCAAACAGTATCAATTAATGATCTGGTTGATCTGATGAATGTTTCGCACATGACAGTGCGGCGTGACATCCACATGCTGGAAGAAGAAGGGAAGGTTGTCGCAATAAGTGGTGGTGTGCGGCTGAATGATGCGTTACGCCAAGAGCTACCTTGGAGTGAAAAAGCGCGATTACATCATCAAAGTAAGCGCGAACTTGGGAAATTTGCCTCCTCCCTTGTTGAAGATGGGCAAGTGGTTTATTTGGATGCGGGAACAACGACATTTGAAGTCGCACGTGTGCTTGGTGAGCGCTTTAATCTAACGATTGTGACAAATGATTTTTCCATCATGCAATATCTGATGAATAAATCTCAGCTCAATTTATATCACACAGGTGGGCAGGTGGATAAGCGTAACCATTCTTGTGTTGGTAATACAGCTGCAATGATGTTGAAAACGTTGAATATTGATGTGGCATTCATGAGTACCAGTTCTTGGGATTTACATCATGGCGTTTCAACGCCACATGAAGAAAAAGTACAAATAAAACAAACTATATTAGATGTAGCGCGTCGCTGCGTGCTGCTATCTGACAGCAGTAAATTTGGCAAATACGGGATGTTCCGTGTCTGCTCGTTGGATCAGTTGCATGACATTATCAGTGACGATCAACTTCCTGATGATGTTGTACAACAGATAAGAGAACAAAATATAAAACTTCATTTAATAAAAATATAA
- the otnI gene encoding 2-oxo-tetronate isomerase → MAKFAANLSMMFNEVPFIQRFERAAHAGFTGVEYLFPYEEQADAIAAELNKYNLTQVLFNMPAGDWAAGERGMASIPGRESEFEQGVQTALSYAKALGCKQVHAMAGKIDARFTVEQQQACFIKNIQYAADIMAEHGIRVLIEPINTRDMPGYFLTTQKQAESLLPKIARENVFIQLDLYHCQIMEGDLLKTIERLWGKFSHIQIASVPYRHEPDTGEVNYPWIFNQLDDMGYQGWLGCEYHPAGRTEEGLGWLKKAQS, encoded by the coding sequence ATGGCTAAATTTGCAGCAAACCTCAGTATGATGTTTAACGAGGTTCCTTTTATTCAGCGTTTTGAACGAGCAGCACACGCAGGCTTTACTGGCGTTGAATATTTATTTCCTTATGAAGAACAAGCTGATGCTATAGCAGCAGAACTGAATAAATATAATCTTACTCAAGTTTTGTTCAATATGCCAGCAGGTGACTGGGCTGCTGGTGAACGAGGCATGGCATCAATTCCGGGTCGGGAAAGTGAATTTGAACAAGGTGTACAAACTGCCCTGAGCTATGCCAAAGCATTGGGCTGCAAACAAGTTCATGCCATGGCTGGAAAGATTGACGCACGCTTCACTGTCGAGCAGCAACAAGCTTGCTTTATTAAAAACATTCAGTATGCCGCTGACATCATGGCTGAGCATGGGATCCGTGTTTTAATTGAGCCTATAAATACACGTGATATGCCGGGCTATTTTCTGACAACACAGAAACAAGCTGAGAGCTTATTACCAAAAATTGCGCGTGAAAATGTCTTCATTCAATTGGATTTATATCATTGCCAAATTATGGAAGGTGATTTACTAAAAACAATTGAGCGTTTATGGGGTAAATTTAGTCATATTCAGATAGCTTCAGTACCTTATCGTCATGAACCTGACACAGGTGAAGTTAATTACCCGTGGATATTTAATCAATTAGATGACATGGGATATCAAGGTTGGCTGGGATGTGAATATCATCCGGCAGGCCGTACAGAAGAGGGGTTGGGCTGGTTAAAAAAAGCACAATCATAA
- a CDS encoding aldolase — MSEEKALRQELADWAKSMFNRGYSSGGAGNISARLSDGSIIVTPTNSSFGDLEPEKLSKLDANGRWIDGDKPTKEVSMHMAMYRQRPDCRAVVHLHSPWLTALSCLPELDCTNCLPPITPYYVMRVGKLPLIKYLPPGDDRIGEEIEKLAVNHNAVLLSNHGPVVGGKTLRQAFFNAEELEDTARLYMTLRPYGFTTLTAEQVHELESRYPQK, encoded by the coding sequence ATGAGTGAAGAAAAAGCGCTACGACAGGAGTTAGCAGATTGGGCTAAGTCTATGTTTAATCGAGGTTATAGCAGTGGTGGCGCTGGCAATATTAGTGCTCGGCTTTCGGATGGAAGCATCATTGTTACACCAACTAACTCAAGCTTTGGTGATTTAGAACCTGAAAAATTGAGTAAGTTAGATGCAAATGGCCGCTGGATCGATGGAGATAAACCCACAAAGGAAGTTTCGATGCACATGGCGATGTATCGACAACGTCCAGATTGCCGAGCAGTGGTTCATTTACATTCACCGTGGTTAACCGCGCTATCTTGCTTGCCTGAACTTGATTGTACGAATTGCCTGCCGCCTATCACGCCATATTATGTGATGAGAGTAGGAAAATTGCCATTAATTAAGTACTTACCGCCAGGAGATGACCGTATTGGTGAAGAGATTGAAAAGTTAGCTGTTAATCATAATGCCGTGTTGTTATCCAATCATGGTCCTGTTGTGGGTGGGAAAACATTGAGGCAGGCATTTTTTAATGCTGAAGAATTAGAAGATACGGCTCGTTTATATATGACTTTACGCCCTTATGGTTTCACCACCTTAACAGCAGAGCAAGTGCATGAGCTAGAGAGCCGTTATCCACAAAAGTGA